The nucleotide window AGGTAATTATTTTCTGTATGCTTAAGATTGTTGTAGTCTATATATAACATTACACATCCCTCAACTGTTAGAGGAGACCCATGGAAGTTCAGATAGAGTGCACAACAAAGTATTCACCATATATGTTATGctcaactttgttattttttttttactttaaaaatattttattttaatgaagctGGTACAGACAATGTTCATTTAAAACCCAtaacccagggatgcctgggtggctcagtcagttaagcatctgcctttgggtcaggtcatgagctcagagtcctgggatggagccccatgttgttgttgtcattgtcgTCGTTAGTGTCATAGTTGTCATCATTGACATTGTCGTggttgttgggctccctgttcagcagggagtctgcttttccctctccctctgcccttctccctctgccctcctccctcagccccctccttctgccgtcctccctctgcccttctctctgtccctctctctgcccctctccctcctccttttttcccctccctcttatTCGTAGGTgcactctctcccaaataaataaataaaaccttaaaaaaaaaacccatacccCAGgccaaaaagtacaaataaaaccaaaaagagcAGTGTTATATTGAATACACTTCTGCATGAATAAGTTTATTAACTGCTAATGGAAATTTGGACTTTCCTGGGATCTTCTGATGagacttttcttttatcttaaacTGCTTTCTCCTTAGTGAAGCCATCTTTGGGGTTAATCATTACTCTCACCATTGCTGTTATCTCAGCTCCAGCCTGATAGTACTCTTATTTCGGTCCAGACACTCAAATTCTAAAAGTAGCTTCAAGTTAAGGAAAGATCATTTTCCACAGTTCAGTTCTCTGAAAAACTTCCATCTCCCACTGAAAGTCATAGTCCACGAATGTAGCAGTAACATGTTAGAACTGTAGGGCCCATTAACGAGAAATTTTTAACACTGGCATTGGTTGATCTTATTTATCAAAAGCATAACAGTGCACAGTCCTGGCCTCTCCATGTATAcgtgtaattattttaaaaagagagggcaATATATGAAGGAGGCTGAGGTTTGATCTCCAAAAATCAGCACAGTGAAAAAAATTGATAGTGAAAAATGGTCAACAGAATTCAAATTATCAGATAGTTTAACAAGATGTGGTGCCAGTTTCCAATTCTATTTTGAACACCACATtacaaaataactatttttaaaactaaaaaaggattgagggtaaaggaaaaaaagatgaaaggataCCTAAATCATTGAATGACCCCCATTTTGTTCCTGGTAAACTTCAATTACATCATCTTCCTCCATTCCTAGCCCTTTGGCGGTGTGGTTGTCAGCAATTCTCTTACCATCAAACAGAAATCTAAATGAGTGCATTGGAACTCCTTGTCTTTGACAGTAGCATTCTTTGAGTTTCttcagatgtgttttcattttcactctgaAATGTACCTCAGTGCTATCCTCTCTGATGACTTTGAGTTTAATGTGTTCTTCTGGCTTCTTCCCGTCCACATCCTCATTGGAAGGGTTTGCCTCCTGGTCATTATCCATGGTGTGGTTGGCTTCACTCATCGTCTCCGCACGGGAGTGGTGGTAGCAGCAACCTTGAGTAGGCAGAACCTCGCTCCGGGGATTTACAGGTCCGTCTCCCCTACAGCGTGATGCTGTGACTGACTTGCTATGCTCAGCTTTGAATTCTGCTTTGGAATTCTTGATCACGTGTCATAAATTTTCTTTATGATCATTAGGGTTCTACAGACCTTAGTATGTCATTTGAGTTTTGTAATCGCTCCAACTCAAGAGCAAGCTTACAATAATTAATATAGAAGAAGGGGATTAATGGAAGCATATAAATCAGCAGTATTAATGAACATCTCTTAGTCATCTGTCTCGGTTTGGGCTCCCCAAAAATTAGACAGCAAGGAAAGGACCTTGGGGCAtgtaatttatttgagaggtgatcccaggaaggataagaaaggaaagtgagaaaagCCAGCAGAGTATATTAAAGTTAGGTGTTTGCTATGTTCCACTGGAGCTCAAGGTGCTGAGGACCATCTGAGATAACACGCTAAACATGCCCCAGAGTCCTCTGTCTAGATGAATAAGAAGCAGGAACATCTTAACACCATTAATCATACCCATAGTTTGAGATATGGGACCAGGTGTATCAGGGATTCTGCAGTTACCCATTGTTTTATCCCTTGCTGTCTAGAAAACTCTTAGAGAAGATCTGCCACTCAAgctcttgagagagagagagctgtcaGAGTGTGTGGGCATCATCTACCGAAGATCCCAGGTGATTTATTTGGGACAAGAGGACATGGGACTAAAGTATCAACATCTCTTCCAtcttggtttttgtgtgtgtgtgataattacgattttataaatatattacatttacatagtttaacaaaagcaaataatctgAAAGGCATACAAAAACCAAAAGTGTAACTGCTTGTTCCACCTTTTCCCTGTCTTTATACCTTGCGCCTCTAGAGGCGGTCCCTTACAATTCATAACATTCTCTTATTTATctccatatttctaaatatgcATGTCGTGATTTATCCATCTTATAACTTGTGTATCACTTTCCTGTTACGGCCattgagaatttaattttttaaaaaatattttatttatttatttattcattcattcaggagagagagagagagagagagagatagcatgcatgagtggaggaaagaggcagagggagaagcaggctccgtgctgagcagggaacctgatgctgggcttgatcccagagtcccaagatcatgacctgagctaaaggccatccaggtgcccctgccattgAGAATTTAATGTTTCACCTTATCTCACCTCCCTCcaattttccctcctttcctttatcCAGTCTCATTATATCACAATTTCGGGGTAACTCAATATTCATGTTATTTTGACATTACAAAATTTTCCATTACTaagacaaataatatataatgaataatgGATCCTTGCTTGTAAAACTTCTGATAATCCTACAGAaaagtattttcatcttttatttgcttttttaaatgtacCTACTGGTAATCCTTTCCACATGCTCTATATGCtctgtaaaatgtattttagcAATATCGTtcatgaaacatttcttttttctttatggagaCGTCTTCACTGGTGACCTCTATAAAGTTCACTCACAACTAGCATACTGTATAAGAGTCGACCTGAGATTTCCCTTTACCTTTATTATAGAAATTCTCTGCTTTTCATCTTACATGACTTGCTTCCTGGCTCCCAGAAGTCATGTCTTGTTCTCTCTTGGTGTGTTACCTTCTTTTGGTAAATTACATCCCCCATTAGGTTCCTGAGAGTTTCCATGGAAGGAAAATTGTTTTGAGGGTGAATTATTTCTGTAAGTGTGAAAATCTCTTTAATTTACCTTGacatttattgccattttaatgtCATTATAACATTTTAGCTTGAATATCATTTTTTTCAGAATCCTGAAGGCATGCCCAAGTTGTCTTCTAGTTTCCAGATGTTAGTACTGGGAATTTCTGTGCCATAACCTCCAACCTTTTGTAGTTAACCTGCTCTATGTGCTGTTGCTCTTGGCttagttttggttttcttcttgaaTGCTTTTAAgttattcctttctcctttttgtagTAGTATCTTGTAGTATATGGGTTCAGTGGGTCCATTAATGTGATAGTTCTGCCTCTACTTTTGGGCTAACATGGCATTTGTCTCTctcgcactttttttttttttaattttacaagcCTGATATGAACTTTCTGATTTGATTCTTTGATCATGTTACCAGTTCTCTCCTACTTTCTACCTCCTTGCCTTCTTTCTACTTTGGGGGAgtttttattgactttattttattgcatttctacGTTGGtgctgtaattttttatttctaagacatcatttttcttcatatccttcttcatatgcattcttttctggttccgtgtACACAGTGCCTCCAGTAAATGTTAGTTCATCAACATTTGCTCTGATTTGTCTGAAGATATTAACTATATTTGtttgaaatttcttccttttcctgcatTATCTTGTTtcctacttcatttttattttaagtttactTTTGTCTCTTTCATGTTGAAAGTTTTTTTCAAGTACTTCTTTAACTGTCTAGTCATATAAGAATGAGGCTTACCTCCATTGCATAAGGAAGAGTagcatttttacataaaaatggcAGATGGTAGGTTAGAGATCAGAGGAATGGTATTGTCCTCCACAATTGCTAAACGGCCCAGAAGATCTTCTCATATTAGGATTTGTGTTGAAACTTCTATAGATCCTTGAGTTCTTTGATATTTAACACATAAGTTTAGATTGtagtacatttt belongs to Lutra lutra chromosome X, mLutLut1.2, whole genome shotgun sequence and includes:
- the LOC125092017 gene encoding small ubiquitin-related modifier 1-like, whose protein sequence is MSEANHTMDNDQEANPSNEDVDGKKPEEHIKLKVIREDSTEVHFRVKMKTHLKKLKECYCQRQGVPMHSFRFLFDGKRIADNHTAKGLGMEEDDVIEVYQEQNGGHSMI